The sequence GACTCCTTTTTCATTTAACCTCTCGGTAAGTCTCGACTCAAATTCTGTTCTCAAATTTTCATCCTGGGTCATTCCAACCACAAGAACCTTATATGCATCAAACAAAACTATATCAGGGTTTTTCCAAGTACTAACAAGCTTTGTAGAGGAACACCCTAATAACAGCAACATACTAAGACATACTATTTTTGTTTTCATTGGAAAAAGTTTAATAATTCTTCTAGCTATTCAACTATATGGCCGTGGCTAATGTCTCACAAACACGCTTTGCCTTTTTTCTAACTGTCTTTTCAGTTCTTCAATTGTTTCAACCATTGCTTTCTCAAAATTGTTTGTTCTGGATTTTGCAAAAAGTCTAGGTCCGGGAGCACTAAGTTCTATCTCGCAAACTTTATCTTCCCCAGCTTTATCATTCTCAATCTTAAAAAGTACATTGGCATTAATAACCCAA is a genomic window of Flagellimonas sp. CMM7 containing:
- a CDS encoding HPF/RaiA family ribosome-associated protein — translated: MVVNIQYQKMEVSESLNKILLKKLDKLGWRYSWVINANVLFKIENDKAGEDKVCEIELSAPGPRLFAKSRTNNFEKAMVETIEELKRQLEKRQSVFVRH